A window of the Ostrea edulis chromosome 1, xbOstEdul1.1, whole genome shotgun sequence genome harbors these coding sequences:
- the LOC130048292 gene encoding uncharacterized protein K02A2.6-like → MSNHEDNAAAAPSIPVFVNPNIPIPGKLDLKGNLCTNWKKFKRIWSDYETASTLKEKDKEVRTATFLTCIGADALDIFDGLQFDSEDDKKDIDKVLEKFESFCIGQTNETYERYTFYKRDQEINENIDTYVAILRSLAKTCKFDALENDMIRDRIVLGIRDNGTRKKLLQEAKLDLRKCVDICRANEKSTSQLKTMEEVHAVKFKTMRKTKPLRTTQAHRKDFKQVPETKVQKKCLYCGKEHLFRKELCPAWGKTCRKCNKMNHFSSKCLQTKPKSKREHVKQVNQESSDEEFILMIENVNAIEKKIFAEIEIGNDTVKFQLDCGSTVNVLPEKIYKEVCNDPYLRMLQKADMTLVMFNKSECQPLGKRRISVRNPKNNKKYNIEIVVVEGNLNPILGAKAVQGMKMITVNTENIAAIESASQSNYFIEKYSDVFNGLGKLDGKLHLDVDKSVTPVKLPTRKVPIAMKAPLKSEIDRLSDLGVLAPVTEPTDWISSLVAVRKPSGKMRLCIYPKPLNKALKRNHYATPTIDDILPELSQARIFSVVDCKDGFWHITLDDESSFLTTFGTPWGRYRWLRMPFGIKPASEEFQRRMDEALSGIHGIKAIHDDIVVYGCGNSDDEAIRDHDKKLSTLLERCREKGIKINKDKMKLKLRSVSYLGHIISSNGLKVDPLKIKAITEMPRPKCKADIQRLLGMVNFVQKFAPNLSEITAPLRDLLKAESEFVWDNAVHGKTFDELKKLLSTSPILRFFDPNLPTTVQCDASERGLGACLIQNEQPVAYASRALTPTEVNYAQIEKELLAVLFAMERFEHYTLGRKVKVESDHKPLEIISKKSLVSAPKRLQRMLLRLQKFDYEITYKRGLEMYLADTLSRAYLPTVQIQRNDSEDRVLAITDRAKSEKDAESVTMSEYVTISSETLKKIKSANSRDETMQKLYKTIKDGWPERDELTPDIQIFYTFRDELTSQDGLIFKGDRIVIPSTLKGEILQKVHSSHIGIQGCYRRTKESLYWPNMMKDIESFIKECPVCATIQGEQGKETLISHEIPDRPWQKIGTDLFQFNDKQYLITVDYYSDFFEIDRLHDKKSKEVITKLKAQMARHGIPEILISDNGPPYNSKEFAYFSENYEFKHTTSSPLYPKSNGKVENAVKIAKNLMKKCQLDKSDPFLALLDWRNTPSENIGTSAVQRLMARRTRTLLPIKTELLKPALTPNVKERLRERKHRSAFYYNRTAKDLPEIKSGETVRIRPFGHEKNWTKAKVNEKVNICSYQVITVDGRLYRRNRKHLRCTNEPFVENNEVVTDKTVSTAENTPPSADKTTIENHKPPSADKTNYALTSTRRSTREIKLPKRYEDFKMYK, encoded by the coding sequence ATGAGCAATCACGAAGATAATGCTGCTGCTGCTCCCTCTATTCCTGTCTTTGTGAATCCAAACATTCCAATACCTGGAAAACTGGATCTTAAAGGAAACCTGTGCACGAACTGGAAAAAGTTCAAGCGGATTTGGAGCGATTATGAAACAGCGTCTACTCTCAAGGAAAAAGACAAGGAGGTGAGAACTGCTACCTTTCTTACTTGCATCGGAGCTGACGCTCTGGATATTTTTGATGGTCTTCAGTTTGACTCTGAAGATGACAAAAAAGACATAGACAAAGTTCTAGAAAAATTTGAATCCTTCTGCATTGGACAGACCAATGAAACTTATGAAAGGTACACTTTCTACAAACGAGAccaagaaatcaatgaaaacattgaCACTTATGTGGCAATTCTCAGATCTTTAGCGAAAACCTGCAAATTTGATGCTCTAGAAAACGATATGATCCGAGACAGAATTGTACTTGGAATCCGTGACAATGGAACACGCAAAAAGCTACTGCAAGAAGCAAAACTGGACCTAAGAAAATGCGTTGACATATGCAGAGCAAACGAAAAGTCAACATCGCAACTTAAAACCATGGAGGAAGTTCACGCTGTCAAATTCAAAACCATGCGAAAAACTAAACCGCTGAGAACAACACAAGCGCACAGAAAAGATTTCAAACAAGTCCCAGAAACAAAagttcaaaagaaatgtttatattgcGGTAAAGAGCACCTCTTCCGTAAGGAATTGTGTCCAGCATGGGGAAAAACATGCAGGAAGTGCaataaaatgaatcatttttcatcaaaatgtCTGCAGACAAAGCCGAAATCAAAACGGGAACATGTAAAACAAGTCAACCAGGAATCCAGTGACGAGGAATTCATCCTCATGATCGAAAATGTTAATGccattgagaaaaagatttttgcagAAATCGAAATTGGAAATGATACAGTGAAATTCCAATTGGATTGCGGATCAACCGTAAACGTTCTACCCGAGAAAATTTACAAAGAAGTCTGTAATGACCCCTATCTCAGGATGTTACAAAAGGCAGACATGACTCTGGTAATGTTTAACAAGTCGGAATGCCAACCCCTTGGAAAACGGCGAATAAGCGTCCGCAACcccaaaaacaataaaaaatacaacataGAAATTGTTGTGGTCGAAGGAAATCTTAATCCTATTCTCGGAGCAAAGGCTGTACAAGGAATGAAAATGATAACTGTCAACACAGAAAACATAGCAGCCATTGAGTCAGCCTCCCAAAGCAACTACTTCATTGAAAAATACAGTGACGTATTTAATGGCCTAGGTAAACTGGATGGAAAATTACACCTCGATGTTGACAAATCAGTTACGCCAGTAAAACTACCAACAAGAAAAGTCCCGATTGCAATGAAGGCACCGTTAAAATCTGAAATCGACAGACTGTCAGATTTAGGCGTTTTGGCTCCAGTAACAGAACCGACTGACTGGATATCGTCATTGGTGGCTGTACGGAAGCCCAGTGGGAAAATGCGTTTGTGTATATATCCCAAACCTCTGAACAAAGCGCTAAAGAGAAATCACTATGCAACACCAACTATAGATGATATTTTGCCAGAACTAAGCCAAGCCAGAATTTTTTCTGTAGTAGACTGCAAGGATGGCTTTTGGCATATTACTCTCGATGATGAGAGTAGTTTTCTCACAACATTCGGAACCCCTTGGGGTAGATATCGATGGCTCCGCATGCCATTCGGTATTAAACCAGCAAGCGAAGAATTCCAGCGGAGAATGGATGAAGCTCTATCTGGTATACATGGAATCAAAGCGATTCATGACGACATAGTCGTATACGGTTGTGGAAACTCGGATGACGAGGCCATACGTGATCACGACAAAAAATTATCTACCTTGCTAGAGAGATGCAGGGAGAAAGGGATCAAAATcaacaaagacaaaatgaaactaaaattgCGATCCGTGTCATATTTAGGACACATTATCTCAAGCAATGGACTCAAAGTTGACCCCTTAAAAATCAAGGCAATCACTGAAATGCCAAGACCTAAATGCAAAGCAGACATACAACGTTTACTAGGAATGGTAAATTTTGTCCAGAAATTCGCGCCAAATCTCTCGGAGATAACAGCACCCCTCAGAGACCTACTAAAAGCAGAATCAGAATTTGTGTGGGACAATGCTGTACATGGCAAAACATTTGACGAATTGAAAAAACTACTATCTACGAGCCCTATACTTCGTTTCTTTGATCCTAACCTACCGACGACGGTACAGTGTGACGCATCTGAACGCGGACTAGGAGCCTGTCTCATACAAAATGAGCAACCCGTTGCATATGCATCCCGTGCATTAACGCCTACCGAAGTCAACTACGCACAGATTGAAAAGGAACTACTCGCTGTTCTCTTTGCCATGGAACGCTTTGAGCATTACACACTTGGACGGAAAGTAAAAGTGGAATCGGACCACAAACCGCTAGAAATCATCAGCAAGAAAAGTTTAGTTTCCGCTCCTAAACGTCTTCAACGAATGCTCTTGCGTCTTCAGAAGTTTGATTACGAGATCACATACAAACGAGGTCTTGAAATGTATCTTGCTGATACACTGAGTCGCGCCTATCTGCCAACTGTACAGATACAAAGAAATGATTCTGAAGACAGAGTACTCGCCATTACCGACCGTGCAAAATCTGAAAAAGATGCAGAGTCCGTTACAATGAGTGAATACGTCACCATCTCGTCCGAAACTCTAAAGAAAATCAAATCTGCAAACTCGCGTGATGAAACAATGCAAAAGCTGTACAAAACAATCAAAGATGGTTGGCCGGAGCGAGATGAACTGACACCCGATATACAGATCTTCTACACATTCAGAGACGAATTGACTTCACAGGATGGTTTAATTTTCAAAGGAGACCGCATTGTTATTCCATCTACATTGAAAggtgaaattcttcaaaaggtACACTCCAGCCACATTGGTATTCAAGGATGTTACCGTAGAACCAAAGAATCACTATATTGGCCAAACATGATGAAAGATATCGAATCTTTTATCAAGGAATGTCCAGTCTGCGCTACCATACAGGGTGAGCAAGGCAAAGAAACTCTCATTTCGCATGAAATTCCCGATAGACCATGGCAGAAAATTGGAACTGACCTCTTTCAATTTAATGACAAACAATATCTCATCACTGTTGATTACTATTCcgatttttttgaaattgatcgtCTACATGATAAAAAATCAAAGGAAGTCATCACCAAACTCAAGGCACAAATGGCCAGACACGGAATTcctgaaattttgatttcagaCAACGGCCCGCCTTACAATAGCAAGGAATTTGCTTATTTCTCAGAGAACTATGAGTTCAAGCATACTACGTCATCGCCATTGTACCCAAAATCTAATGGGAAAGTTGAAAATGCAGTTAAAATTGCAAAAAACCTAATGAAGAAATGCCAATTAGATAAAAGCGATCCTTTCCTCGCTCTATTAGATTGGAGAAATACTCCCTCTGAAAATATTGGAACTTCTGCAGTTCAACGACTAATGGCACGCCGTACAAGAACTCTGCTACCAATCAAAACCGAACTTTTGAAACCAGCCCTAACTCCAAATGTCAAAGAGCGATTGAGAGAACGGAAACATAGATCAGCATTTTACTACAATCGCACAGCGAAAGACCTACCAGAGATTAAAAGTGGGGAAACCGTGAGAATTCGACCTTTTGGacatgaaaaaaattggacGAAGGCAAAGGTCAACGAAAAAGTAAACATCTGCTCGTATCAAGTGATCACGGTGGATGGTCGCCTCTATCGACGAAACAGAAAACATTTGCGCTGCACAAATGAGCCATTTGTCGAAAATAACGAGGTAGTGACAGATAAGACCGTTAGCACAGCCGAAAACACACCACCATCAGCAGATAAGACTACAATTGAAAATCATAAACCACCGTCAGCAGATAAGACCAATTATGCTCTGACTTCGACCAGGAGATCTACCAGAGAAATTAAATTGCCGAAACGATACGAGGacttcaaaatgtataagtgA